A single genomic interval of Aedes aegypti strain LVP_AGWG chromosome 1, AaegL5.0 Primary Assembly, whole genome shotgun sequence harbors:
- the LOC5566095 gene encoding 60S ribosome subunit biogenesis protein NIP7 homolog — translation MKRLTEEKTKILFEKLSKYIGPNVKLLIDRPDGTYCFREMNSRVYYVSEKILKLAEGLKKNELVSLGTCFGKFTKGNKFILHITALTFLAPYAQYKIWVKPSTEQQFLYGNHITKTGLGRITENTPMYQGVIVMSMNDTPLGFGVAAKSTADCKLADPLVTVCFHQADIGEYIRSEDTLI, via the exons ATGAAACGTTTAACGGAGgagaaaacaaaaatcttatTTGAGAAGCTGTCTAAATA TATTGGACCAAACGTGAAGCTTCTAATCGATCGACCAGATGGAACCTACTGCTTTAGGGAAATGAACTCCCGCGTGTACTATGTATCAGAGAAGATTCTTAAACTTGCTGAAGGCCTCAAGAAGAATGAGCTTGTATCCCTCGGTACGTGTTTCGGTAAATTTACGAAAGGAAACAAATTCATCCTTCACATCACGGCGTTAACATTTTTGGCGCCGTATGCTCAGTACAAGATCTGGGTTAAACCCTCAACAGAGCAGCAGTTCCTGTACGGAAACCACATTACCAAAACCGGCTTGGGCAGAATCACGGAGAATACCCCCATGTATCAAGGCGTAATTGTGATGTCGATGAACGATACACCTCTGGGATTCGGCGTGGCGGCAAAATCGACTGCAGACTGCAAACTTGCTGATCCCTTGGTAACAGTATGCTTCCATCAAGCTGATATTGGGGAGTACATAAGATCCGAAGATACACTTATATAG